Proteins from a single region of Deltaproteobacteria bacterium:
- a CDS encoding L-serine ammonia-lyase has protein sequence MFLSVFDLFKVGIGPSSSHTMGPMAAAGAFVELVRERCRGEAPPGRRLRVRASLHGSLAFTGKGHATDRAVMLGLLGHRAADLDLDRAEADLDSLRQNRLLPPSDGLSLAFDPDGDLVFDRRARLPGHPNGLRFEAVDSAGAVRLAQVYYSIGGGFIVTEEELARGVPAAAGEDDDQTYPFPFDTAAAMLRMADESGKTIAEMKRANEGVRRSDGELDAGLWAIWSAMNECVERGLATRGELSGGLYVKRRASALFEQLHRERDSNRMQPHVVTDWLNVYAMAVNEENAGGGKVVTAPTNGAAGVVPAVLRYYRDHCIGAAEDRIPDFLLTAAAIGGLIKHNASISGADAGCQAEVGSAAAMAAAGLCAVLGGTSAQVENAAEIALEHHLGMTCDPVAGLVQIPCIERNGIGATKAVAAASLALRGDGSHFMPLDNCIAAMRETGREMSTRFKETSLGGLAVNLPQC, from the coding sequence ATGTTCTTGAGCGTCTTCGATCTCTTCAAGGTGGGCATCGGTCCGTCGTCCTCCCACACGATGGGGCCGATGGCGGCGGCCGGCGCCTTTGTCGAGCTGGTTCGGGAACGCTGCCGGGGCGAAGCGCCGCCGGGCCGCCGGCTGCGCGTCCGCGCTTCACTCCACGGCTCTCTCGCCTTTACCGGCAAGGGTCACGCGACGGACCGGGCGGTCATGCTCGGGCTCCTGGGCCATCGGGCCGCGGACCTGGACCTCGACCGGGCGGAGGCCGACCTCGACTCTCTGCGGCAAAACCGCCTCCTGCCTCCATCGGACGGCCTGTCCCTTGCGTTCGACCCGGACGGCGATCTGGTTTTCGACCGGCGCGCGCGTCTGCCGGGTCATCCCAACGGGCTTCGTTTCGAGGCGGTGGATTCGGCCGGCGCGGTCCGGCTCGCCCAGGTCTACTATTCGATCGGCGGCGGCTTCATCGTCACCGAGGAAGAACTCGCCCGGGGCGTGCCGGCAGCCGCCGGCGAGGATGATGACCAAACGTATCCGTTCCCCTTCGACACCGCCGCGGCCATGCTGCGGATGGCAGACGAGAGCGGCAAGACCATCGCGGAGATGAAACGCGCGAACGAGGGCGTCCGGCGGTCCGACGGTGAGTTGGACGCCGGGCTTTGGGCCATCTGGAGCGCGATGAACGAATGTGTGGAGCGCGGCCTGGCCACACGCGGGGAACTGTCGGGTGGGTTGTACGTGAAGCGGCGCGCGAGCGCGCTGTTCGAACAGTTGCACCGCGAACGGGATTCCAACCGGATGCAGCCGCACGTGGTGACGGACTGGCTCAACGTCTACGCCATGGCCGTGAACGAAGAGAACGCGGGCGGAGGCAAGGTGGTGACCGCGCCCACCAACGGCGCGGCCGGGGTCGTCCCGGCGGTGCTTCGATACTATCGGGACCACTGCATCGGCGCCGCCGAGGACCGCATCCCCGACTTCCTGCTCACCGCGGCCGCCATCGGCGGGCTCATCAAGCACAACGCGTCGATCTCCGGCGCCGACGCCGGCTGCCAGGCCGAGGTGGGCTCCGCCGCCGCCATGGCCGCCGCCGGCCTGTGCGCCGTTCTCGGCGGCACGTCGGCGCAGGTCGAAAACGCGGCGGAGATCGCCCTCGAACACCACCTCGGCATGACCTGCGACCCGGTGGCGGGCCTGGTACAGATCCCCTGCATCGAGCGCAACGGCATCGGCGCAACCAAGGCGGTGGCGGCCGCCTCGCTGGCGCTGCGAGGAGACGGCAGCCATTTCATGCCCCTCGACAACTGCATCGCGGCCATGCGCGAGACCGGCCGGGAAATGAGCAC